A genomic stretch from Limanda limanda chromosome 11, fLimLim1.1, whole genome shotgun sequence includes:
- the LOC133014514 gene encoding protein S100-G-like, with protein MSAISRAMALLTDTFEKHAGKDGQPNMSKAEVSDLLHAEFPQTGNNKEVVNDFFSMLDNDKDGSVDFKEFVTFVAAITVMSKQK; from the exons ATGTCAGCGATCAGCCGTGCAATGGCCTTACTCACGGATACCTTTGAGAAACACGCTGGAAAAGATGGACAACCCAACATGTCCAAGGCAGAAGTCTCTGATCTGCTCCATGCTGAGTTTCCTCAGACA GGCAACAACAAAGAAGTAGTGAACGACTTCTTCAGCATGCTGGATAATGACAAGGATGGTTCTGTTGACTTCAAGGAGTTTGTCACTTTTGTGGCAGCCATCACCGTGATGtccaaacaaaaataa
- the LOC133013478 gene encoding repetin-like — MARLDHVITNIVDIFLEYAEDEGKKRKLNKEELKKVLQQEIQSPELKGSINADDIEEAIQMLDKNHDGVNFREFCRCVSYLAKCHYKKKKGKGGKKGKGKEQERDQED, encoded by the exons ATGGCTCGTCTGGATCACGTCATCACAAACATTGTGGATATATTCCTGGAGTACGCCGAAGATGAGGGCAAGAAGCGTAAGTTAAACAAGGAGGAATTAAAGAAAGTGTTGCAGCAAGAAATACAAAGTCCTGAGTTGAAA GGTTCAATCAATGCAGATGATATTGAGGAAGCCATTCAGATGCTGGACAAAAACCATGACGGTGTCAACTTCCGGGAGTTTTGTCGGTGTGTGTCGTACCTGGCCAAGTGCcactacaaaaagaaaaaaggcaagGGAGGCAAAAAAGGCAAGGGTAAAGAACAGGAACGTGACCAAGAAGACTGA
- the LOC133014768 gene encoding protein S100-A7A-like codes for MARLQGAIKGLVEVFVEYSDGDGKLNKEELKKMMEKEMDCPEAKAKMAEECDKGQGGKCKGDLDFEEFLKLVSCIAKCGYNKKRGGGAGCGK; via the exons atGGCACGTTTGCAAGGAGCCATTAAGGGCCTCGTGGAGGTGTTTGTGGAGTATTCTGATGGTGATGGCAAGTTAAACAAGGAGGAGTTGAAGAAGATGATGGAAAAAGAAATGGATTGCCCTGAGGCCAAG GCTAAAATGGCAGAAGAATGTGACAAGGGCCAGGGAGGGAAGTGTAAAGGAGACCTTGACTTCGAGGAGTTTCTCAAGCTTGTGAGCTGCATTGCAAAATGCGGCTACAACAAGAAGAGAGGCGGTGGAGCCGGCTGTGGAAAGTAA
- the LOC133013522 gene encoding protein S100-G-like yields the protein MARLDSVITNIVDIFLEYGEDEGKKRKLNLEQLKKVLQQEIQSPELKGTINADDIEEAMQKLDKNHDGEVNFREFCRCVGDLAKCHYNKKTGKEGKKGKKGKGKEQKPETED from the exons ATGGCTCGTCTGGATTCCGTCATCACAAACATTGTGGATATATTCCTGGAGTACGGCGAAGATGAGGGCAAGAAGCGCAAGTTAAACCTGGAGCAATTAAAGAAAGTGTTGCAGCAAGAAATACAAAGTCCCGAGTTGAAA GGTACAATCAATGCAGATGATATTGAGGAAGCCATGCAGAAGCTGGACAAAAACCATGACGGTGAGGTCAACTTCCGGGAGTTTTGTCGGTGTGTTGGGGACCTGGCCAAGTGTCACTACAACAAGAAGACAGGCAAGGAAGGCAAGAAAGGCAAGAAAGGCAAGGGCAAAGAACAGAAACCTGAGACTGAAGATTAA
- the LOC133014474 gene encoding protein S100-G-like, with translation MARLDHVITNIVDIFLEYAEDEGKKRQLNKEELKKVLQQEIQSPELKGTINADDIEEAMQMLDKNHDGEVNFREFCRCVSDLAKCHYNKKTGKGGKKGKGKEQEPETED, from the exons ATGGCTCGTCTGGATCACGTCATCACAAACATTGTGGATATATTCCTGGAGTACGCCGAAGATGAGGGCAAGAAGCGCCAGTTAAACAAGGAGGAATTAAAGAAAGTGTTGCAGCAAGAAATACAAAGTCCCGAGTTGAAA GGTACAATCAATGCAGATGATATTGAGGAAGCCATGCAGATGCTGGACAAAAACCATGACGGTGAGGTTAACTTCCGGGAGTTTTGTCGGTGTGTGTCAGACCTGGCCAAGTGCCACTACAACAAGAAGACAGGCAAGGGAGGCAAGAAAGGCAAGGGCAAAGAACAGGAACCTGAGACTGAAGATTAA